The segment AGGCTAGGAATGTAAAGAAAGGACGAGAGCTCACGTCTTCCTCGATGAGAAGGTAACCATTAATGAACTTCATTAGCTGTATTTGTTCCATATTTCTGCTTCATCTCTCGAAAGCTGGGAATTGAAAATCAACTTAATATTTTGCAGTCTACGCTGGTCCAAGGGTCAACTGGTGCTTATAGACTGAACCGGTCCTTACACAAAACTTATACCATAACAAATCTAAATGTTTCTCTTACAGTTCCCTGATTTCTTGCATAACATATGCTCTGTTTTCTTTGTGTATGTAGCTATACTTCAAGGATTCTCAGTTCAGAGAAGGGGACAGAGCAGAGTATCAGTTCAGAATCACAGCTACTGTACTCGACAATGTAACTCAGGTTCCTCTATAGTTTTAAATCCATTCTTGAGAAATTCTTTCTCGGATCATTAATTGATGTGTTTATAAACCTTCaggttactaatctattttaaaTTCAAGGAACTCATCCTAAAGGTTTCTTTGAATCGATTAGGCTAACATGGACTAAACTCCTGAATGGTTTAGTAGATTTTATCACCAGATAAACTTACAGGTTACACACTTTTGCTAGAATTTTCTGTTGATTTTCTTTGAAAATTAATCAATACTCTATGCAGAAACAAATGCTTAAGTTTCTTCGACTTCAGCTGTCATGTTCAATACATGTGCTTAAGCTGGATGGTTATGTTCGTTCTCCTCGCTCTCTTCCCAACCAGTATGGTAACAGTAAATGACTGATGCTTGGAAGTTACAAGTAATTGAGCTTGAGCTGAAAAGTGAAAGACTGGCCAACTATCTTCTGTAGGCATTGTGGGAGAGCTGCGTGCAAGGGAACTTCTACACCTGCACCCTGTGCCCAGAATCTCTTATGGCAACCAACGTCCGCCTGTTCAGAGTTTTGTAGACCAGGTTGTGTTGTATCtggattcaaaattaaaatgCTCAAATAAATCCAACTCTAACCTTCATAAGTCCACACTGAGAAGATGATGATCACCCGACATGCCTGGTGCTGTCAGCAAAACTAAACAGCCTACTCCTAAGCTGAACAAGAGTGGACCAGAGAACAAGACAAAAGCTGGTGACGATGTATTCATTGTACAAAGCCCGGTGGACCCATCACCAGAACCTCCTCAAAATGTTGAGGTTTCTGCAGAGAAAACAACCGTTTCAGACGAAGCTCCTTCAAATAAGAAAGCCCAAAACATTGTTCCAACAGTGGAGATTATGTGACTCCAACATAGTATTAAGATAAGTcttttgtcaaaataaaaaCCGAGTATAAAGATGCAGTTGCATATTTGAGTTTCTAAGTGTTAGTCCAATAATGATGTCGTTCCTTATTTTTTTGTCCAACCCATCATGATTGGTTATTGTCGTTTCATGTTTTAGTTGGTTTTAAAACAGCTTGGGTTTTAATGGTATGAGTTTTAAGACGTAAAATTCAATAATATTGTCACCACCTGAATTTGGACGGAAATTTTAATACTGTGAAGCACACTGCACTACTGCAGGAGGCTATAGCATAAATTCACATAAACATGCAGAGGCTATAGAATAAATTCACATAAACATTACTGAAGACATCCATTATATGGCACTAGCTTTGTGTTGCTTTCCTGTCAAACAACATGATCATTTTCTTCATCGTCGTTCCTTAGAATTTTCTCTGATCTATTAAAAAAGCATAATAATACAATACCAAATCAAGTCAATGAaacattttacaaaaattatgtATGTATTCGTCATATGATCaatacaatttttaaatattttgtctaCATTAATCAACGGTATTTTCATTTCACATAAACGAAAGAACTCTGGGTTAAAACATTGATGCAGCCAGGTCTACGAGACTTTATAATCAGTGCCTGATAAAGAGGAACTAGAGACACCAACCTTTTAGTTGAACTTTTCTATAACTTCGTTTGACTTCCTCAGCTCTTTCCGTTTTATAGATGTTTTTGGTGAAGTGATGGGTATAAATACTGCTTACGGtgaagattgttttttttttttgaaactgctACAAGAGCATTCAACGTATTATGGCAAACGTTGCTTTCACAGGTCCTACCTACTTCTCCGTTTAATTGGAGACTGATGCAACTCGGCTGAATGTATTCAAATACACGGATTGCTTTCACATTTTCAGGCTGATGAGTGTATCTGTTTATCTTATTCGAGGCTCCACTTGAATTTAAATCCTACAATTAACCCACGAGTTTAACACAAACCCATCAAGAACCCGTCAACGCCATACAGAGATATAAAAATCGCTACTTTGGTATTGATTTGGAGTCCTAGAAGCAGAAATAATGACTCAACTGAGCTCAAACAAAGTAAACACAAGCTAGAGAGAGCAAAAGCATAGCAAACATAGTACTTTTTTTGGAGCACATAGTAGACATAGTACTTTATTCTCTTTACAAAGGATCTCTCAGTactacaaatctcttaaaatgaTTACTAATAGATGAACACAATGAAATATATCTCTCTAATACAGCATTATAAGTTAGCTGTGAATTGTgattaaaaaaccaaaaaaaaaaaaactaacctcttttccAAAACTCTTTTGATGAAGAAGGCTGATTTGGATTTATCTCTtctcaaatatatttaaatggcGTTTGTTTTATAgcattaaataattatatatatcatagaaaagagttattcttgggttcactccctaggagtgaacctctaggttcaccaactaataggatttcattatttcaaatttgatatcttttagaaaaggaaacaaaatattgtcaagatataatatgtttttaaaataaaaaggttaaaaaaattagaaaaaatagtagttagagaaaaacaaatttaaaaaaaaaaaaatttatcgtcgtcagcaaaacactaaaccctaaatcctaatccctaaaccttaaatcataaacccttggGCAAACTTTAAACCTTTGGATAATTcatactctaaatcaaaaacactaaatcttaaaaccctaaacccttgagtgtttagtatttttgatttgaagtttaggatttatccaaggatttaaggtttacccaagaatttaggatttagggtttagggattaggaattaggatttagggtttagtattttggtgaggacgttaaaaatatatatttttaattactactttttaatttatttatttttacctttttattttaaaaatataatataacttatagcttgagaaaatattttatttccttttttaaaatatttcgaatatgaaataacacaatcatattggttggtgaacctagagatTCACCCTAggaggtgaacccaagaataagtccATAGAAAATATCATGAATTGAGATCTTACAGAAAAATCCCAACACAAGTCGATCCATTAATAAGTATTTTTGCAAATAAAATCACATCAAAGTTTTTTAAGATATAGAAATAATGgtaaaattaatgatttaagaTATAGAGAAAATGGTAAAATGATTTCGTGTGGTAAACTATATCTTTTGTAACAAATACTTTTTTgtgttttagatttttgatggttatgttacaaaaaattatttatgacAACAAATATGTCCCATTATAATTAGATTAGAGATCATGATTATGTTGAATGCGAAAAATCCTGCTAATTGCCAGTTTGATGATTGCAACTTCTTTGATTATTTTGAACCAAGCCTGTGTATATTCATTTTGTTTCAACGATACTTCTTcgggtatgaatggtgaccacGGTGAGGAATAATGCATTCCTTAACGTTCCTAAAAAAATTaccattcacaaggaataataatttcctctcattccctttcattcctttttttgtagagaatttaagaacaaaattattccttgttaaatttgataaggaacaaccattccttttcattcctgATATTTTGTTACCCGTACATTCCTTTTTTATTCGTTTTTCTTGATTTCCGAATGGTCACCCGTCAGACCCTTATTCTCTTTTTGTGAGAAAAACAAATAGTATTTAATCATTAATTAACTGAGTAAggaaaatatttgtttaattcaTCTAACACAAAAAATACCTTGGAATGAAAAAGATTAGCGAAATCGTTTTAACAGTAATAAAAAGGTGAGGAAAACAatcataagtaaataaaaaaatagtgcCACCCTTCACATCAACATTATACGTCCCCCATCATAGCCTAAATTTCCAAGCATGTAATTTTGTTCAGCATGGACAACTGTACTGTTATGGATACATATGATAGAAAACACCTTCAATAAAATATCAATTATGATCCATTTATTTGACAAAAAGCGATCCCTTGAATTTATAATTCACAaatataaccaaacaaaaaaactaaaaataaaaataaatatatcgcTGAAATAACTAACAAATATAACcaaaaatgtatattaaaaataacaatataaatttagcaaaaaaataatatatctcaTTATTTGTTCGTTtataatgttattttcagtctaTACTGTTTTTAAatgctttataaattaatatattattatataaaaaatacaaatttccgcccgtagggcgggccaaccTCTAGTGAACTCATAAACTCTCTTAGATACCACAAGTATATTTGGTATGTTATcagtaaaacattttttaatattatatagttaagatttgttttgagttgttttaaCCATTGAGGTTGTTTCTAAggatagttattttttttttgagttgttTTAACCATTTATGTGATTATatatttggtagattattttacattgtttaaaataatatacattttaaaatattagcaAATATGACTTATACAATATTGTTAATGAATTAATTAAGAGACCATGTCAAACTCTTATTATGACTTTTCACTATAACCTTAGTTGGAAAAATCTCTGTCCATGTGAAGTGACACATTTGCTGATGGCTTACCCCCTAACTGGTCCCACCACCCTCTTGAGTCCTTCTTCCTCGCTTCTTCTCCAAAGCCTTCACAACTTTTCAAACACCTCTCTATAAAAactccatttaaaaaaaaaaatagtaatatcttaactattctttgggattcagaAGCATGAAGAGCTTACTGTCTTTTCAAGCTCTTGTCCTATTTCTACTATTAGCCGGCTCGGAGCTAGCCTCGGGTCAAACCGACACCAGAAATGAGCAGTATAGTTACGGAACCGGGCTAAGTCCCGCCATGGCTGTAGCGATCGTTGTCGTGATCGCTATTCTCTTCTTCATGGGGTTCTTCACCGTCTACCTCCGCCGCTACACGGGGGCAGTCGACGGCAGCGTTAATAATCCTAGAGTAGGAGCGAGGAGAGTGGCGCACGCGACGGTGGCGCGTGGTCTCGACGCGTCGGTGATCGAGACGTTTCCGACGCTCGTGTACTCGGAAGTGAAGACGCAGAAGATCGGGAAAGGTGCGTTGGAGTGTGCGATTTGTCTGAACGAGTTCGAAGATGACGAAACGCTGTGTTTGCTTCCTAAATGCGATCACGTGTTCCACCCTCACTGTATCGGAGCTTGGCTCGAGGGTCACGTGACCTGTCCGGTTTGCCGCACGAATCTCGCTGAACCGGTCGAACCGGATTTAGTAATCGAAATTGATATCGAGTCGCAGCAATCGGTGGTGGTTCCTGAACCGGCGGTGGAGCTCGGCGGGAGTGTTGCTACTACACGTGTCAAATTCTCGAGGTCGCATACGACGGGACATTCGGTGGTATCGCCTGGAGAATGTACCGAGCGGTTTACGTTAAGGTTACCGGAAGATTTAAGGAAGAAGATCATGGCGAGTTGGAAGATGAACCGGTCGAATAGTCTATTGGTTCTACCGAGGGGAGGAAGCTCTAGAAGTGGTAAACCGGTTGACCGATCAAGGGCTCGGTCGGACCGGTGGTTGTTCCGCAAAACACAATCGTTTATGTGGAGGAGTCGGGACGATGGTTCAATTAGGCTAGGTGGTACATGTAGCATTAGAGCAGTAACCAGTCCGACCGGTGATACGGTACGAGCAGACCGGTGGAATTTTCTTAGAAACCCGTCGTTTTTGTGGAGGACTACACCGGTTCCTTCGCCAAGAATTGAAGTTAAAAAGGATGGTGAAGGAACATCATCGGTTTAAGTTCAACATACCGGTACAGTTGGTTTAGCTAGCGGTACTGTTAGGTTGCCGGTTTAATTGGTTAGAACTTTTTTTCTATCAGAACTACAATAGATTTGTGTGCATCATTCATACAATACATTTTACGCaattctttaattttatttatctttttctgGTAATATATTAAATGTTAATAGACTCAGTCCCATGGACAAGGAGTATTGTATTTTTTGTGCTTTTCTTCATAAAGAAAAAATCGACTTTTGTAACATCTCctttattcatatattttgtttactttctttattcattttttttttattcatatagtTGCGATTCATGATGATACATTAGGCACACATACATAAAAGCAAAATGAAtagatctttttaaaaaatgaatggATCTTTACAATTTACGAGTCAACCAAAGAACAAAAGAATAATGAGTCGAACATGGGGTGGTGGAGACTGGCTTCTCTATTCTTTAAACACACATCATGACCAATATAATACACAGAAGACAGAGAATGAAATATGAGTATTTTTATATGGGATTATTTGTTAATAAACGCATACAGTTCCAACAACCAAATCATTTGAACTTTGAAGTACGACATACCCAGACCAGACTAAAATaggttgtataaatataaaatattattttagtacaACTTGGAATGAAGTATGTACCCATCCAAAGTTATGTAAAATAGAACTTCATTCTAAATGTGTACGTCATCTAGATAGACGACGACCGTTGTGAAAGTTACATTGACCACGACTAGGTCGACGTACGAAAGCCGCCATTAGTCAAATACGTTCTAGAAATATAACACGTAAATTACCAAAAGTCGTGATAAAGTTTGGTTCAAAGGAAGGTACCATACGATAATTCTAAAACTAATAACAAGAGCTTAAAACACAAACGTAAACGCAACCACAAAcataatacataaaaaaatcGTTGTTGCTATATTTACTAAACGATGAGAATCATGGTCCTATGATTTCTCCATACGCCCGATGGATTGCTCTAAGAGGAGGTTGGTTAGAGAGAGTTACATGGATAGAGTTTCTACATTACATAACATACGAGCCAGAACATACTACATATATGTACATCTATTCTTGAGCATTTGCCAAATCATATATGACACTGCACTGGCAACCTCATGCATCATATAGTAAAGAAGAGCGTTATGTTTCAGGTGTTCAGTTAGACTTTGAGACGCCTCAATGGCTGATCTGTGTACTGTGGgtaataatatatatctaaCTGATATGAAGTTGAAACATTGTTTTGGAACGAAAGACTCTATAATAGAGCCATTGCTAAATGCATATGGGATTTGTGTGTCTTTCAACTCAATTCGAACCTGTTCTTCTTTAAACACGGTTCGGTttgtaaaaacaaaaccaaaccgaaaatctaaaactgaataaatttttctcaaagaaatctctattattaaaagagaagtaagTACCAATaagaattaaattaaactattttatttaattcatgttTTTTCCAGTTCAATTAATGTCTTtaccaaaattaaattttaacttaAAATACCCTGATTTTATTAATCGGTCgtttttatatgtaattttttataGAAGTTTAACAAcattgtattttctttaaacatgtataactattttataatattttctatggTACACTAAATCATAGTTCtttatttcttcatattttaaattcataaacactgcttttatatattgtatacaaTTTTCTAActacatatatatgttgaatttgcttatatcatatcaaatattCGTCATACAATAGATGGTTTAACACgttaaaataaattcataactAAGTGAATGTAAAACaatcaaatattacaaattaaaaataaaaacaaaaaaaattcatgccCGCGTGGGTCAGGGTCTAGTCTACCCAGATGTAATTAGACAAATCGAGGTTGAAACCTTGCCaaatgcatatatatttttcaaaccGGAAAGTTAAACCGGGATCCAGTTGTTTTCTTCTTGccaaattcatatatttttcaaaCCGGAAAGTTAAACCGGGATTCAGTTGTTTTCTTCACAATAGTACTTACTTGTCTTGGTTAATTAAATACGCTGATCGTGCGTGGCTTCAGACATCAATCTACATCTCTTTTTCTCGGCAGTTCTTGGTACATgctgtctctctctctatctctctctgtcTATCGAATGTCTGCTGtatgttttgtttgatttgatttgaggattttttttaatgctcaAGTATTATTGCGTGAGCTAAGAAAATGGAACGAGTTTTGACTTTCGTTTTCCACATCTTTAGCTTCTGCTCGATCTGAGCAGCTTTGGTGTGTGATTCACATTTACCCTTTTGGTTATAGATTATAAAGTTTCGGTCTTTAGTTTGATTCAGATCCCAATTATGCAAATGCCCTTTTGATCTGTCTGATTCACATTTTTGTAACAGTGTCACTATTACATCTTGGTGTTTGAATTCGTAGAATGTGAATTCTTGACATTCTGTTTGTGTAATTCAGTTCAAAACTTTGTTCAGTTTGTGTTTTGGATTCAGAAGAAATGGAGGTGAAAGCGAGAGCTCCGGGAAAGATAATACTCGCAGGGGAACATGCTGTTGTCCATGGATCCACTGCAGTAGCAGCTGCCATTGATCTCTACACTTACGTCACTCTACGCTTTCCTCTTCAAGCAGGTTCCTTTTCTTACACATTCTCTGAGTTTTGGTTTCTTTCTTTGGTTGTTAATGCTTCCTTTGAGATCAGCAAAACTGTGGTTCCTTAATTAAACACATAGTGTATCAGATCAGATATTGATTAGTTGAAGATCtaagctttttttttggaatgtaGCGTCTCTAGTTTCTCTAGCTAACTGGATCCAAAACTAAACAAACCCTGGAATCTGCAGGATGTTCATGAGTTTCCAAATTTGATTTGGTTCTTGACTATGTTTGTTCGTGTTCCAAGTAGAAGTAGTATCAAATGGATTGAGGTTGTATTGAAGTTAATTCACTCTCAGCG is part of the Brassica rapa cultivar Chiifu-401-42 chromosome A09, CAAS_Brap_v3.01, whole genome shotgun sequence genome and harbors:
- the LOC103837184 gene encoding LOW QUALITY PROTEIN: E3 ubiquitin-protein ligase ATL31-like (The sequence of the model RefSeq protein was modified relative to this genomic sequence to represent the inferred CDS: substituted 1 base at 1 genomic stop codon); amino-acid sequence: MKSLLSFQALVLFLLLAGSELASGQTDTRNEQYSYGTGLSPAMAVAIVVVIAILFFMGFFTVYLRRYTGAVDGSVNNPRVGARRVAHATVARGLDASVIETFPTLVYSEVKTQKIGKGALECAICLNEFEDDETLCLLPKCDHVFHPHCIGAWLEGHVTCPVCRTNLAEPVEPDLVIEIDIESQQSVVVPEPAVELGGSVATTRVKFSRSHTTGHSVVSPGECTERFTLRLPEDLRKKIMASWKMNRSNSLLVLPRGGSSRSGKPVDRSRARSDRWLFRKTQSFMWRSRDDGSIRLGGTCSIRAVTSPTGDTVRADRWNFLRNPSFLWRTTPVPSPRIEVKKDGEGTSSVXVQHTGTVGLASGTVRLPV